From Streptomyces sp. NBC_00370, a single genomic window includes:
- a CDS encoding glycoside hydrolase family 10 protein, whose amino-acid sequence MRGIGRRGFVTAVAGTAGALLTAGDAVAGDAVVRPAAAPRGRRAPRRPMRGMWLATVANADWPSKPGLPAARQRSELLSLLDTAVARRLNTVIFQVRPTADALWPSPYEPWSQVLTGTQGKDPGWDPLGTAVREAHARGLELHAWFNPYRVANSTDRAALSPRHPARVHPRWVLPYGGKLYYNPGLPEVRSFVQDAMLDAVKRYDIDAVHWDDYFYPYPVAGQTFDDDAAYRRYGGGFADKAAWRRHNTDTLVRETAARIKAVKPHLPFGISPFGVWRNASSDPLGSDTSGGVQTYDDLHADTRKWVKEGWIDHIVPQLYWNIGFAAADYAKLLDWWAAAVRGTGVYLHIGEALYKVGDPAQPAQWRDPAELTRHLDLCARHPEVRGNVYFSAAQVAGDPLGAMTRVAERYERHGRR is encoded by the coding sequence ATGCGGGGAATCGGCAGAAGAGGGTTCGTGACGGCCGTGGCGGGCACCGCCGGAGCCCTGCTCACGGCGGGGGACGCCGTCGCGGGGGACGCGGTCGTGCGGCCGGCGGCGGCGCCGCGGGGACGGCGGGCGCCCCGGCGGCCGATGCGCGGGATGTGGCTCGCGACCGTGGCCAACGCCGACTGGCCGTCGAAGCCGGGGCTGCCGGCCGCCCGGCAGCGGAGCGAACTGCTGAGCCTGCTGGACACGGCGGTCGCGCGCCGGCTCAACACCGTGATCTTCCAGGTGCGGCCCACGGCCGACGCGCTGTGGCCGTCGCCGTACGAGCCCTGGTCCCAGGTGCTCACCGGCACCCAGGGCAAGGACCCCGGCTGGGACCCGCTGGGCACCGCCGTGCGCGAGGCGCACGCGCGCGGCCTCGAACTGCACGCCTGGTTCAACCCGTACCGCGTCGCGAACAGCACCGACCGGGCCGCCCTGTCGCCGCGGCACCCGGCGCGGGTCCACCCGCGGTGGGTGCTGCCCTACGGCGGGAAGCTCTACTACAACCCGGGCCTGCCCGAGGTCAGGAGCTTCGTCCAGGACGCGATGCTCGACGCGGTCAAGCGCTACGACATCGACGCCGTCCACTGGGACGACTACTTCTACCCGTACCCGGTCGCCGGGCAGACCTTCGACGACGACGCCGCGTACCGGCGGTACGGCGGCGGCTTCGCCGACAAGGCGGCCTGGCGGCGGCACAACACGGACACGCTGGTGCGCGAAACGGCGGCCCGCATCAAGGCGGTCAAGCCGCACCTGCCCTTCGGCATCAGCCCGTTCGGGGTGTGGCGCAACGCGTCGAGCGACCCGCTCGGCTCGGACACCAGCGGCGGTGTGCAGACCTACGACGACCTGCACGCCGACACCCGCAAGTGGGTCAAGGAAGGCTGGATCGACCACATCGTCCCGCAGCTCTACTGGAACATCGGCTTCGCCGCCGCCGACTACGCGAAGCTGCTGGACTGGTGGGCCGCCGCCGTACGGGGCACGGGCGTGTACCTCCACATCGGCGAGGCGCTGTACAAGGTGGGGGACCCGGCCCAGCCCGCGCAGTGGCGGGACCCGGCCGAACTCACCCGCCACCTCGACCTGTGCGCGCGGCACCCGGAGGTCAGGGGCAACGTCTACTTCTCCGCCGCCCAGGTGGCCGGTGACCCCCTGGGCGCGATGACCCGGGTCGCCGAGCGCTACGAGCGCCACGGGAGGCGGTGA
- a CDS encoding 3-hydroxybutyryl-CoA dehydrogenase, with protein MSDITRVGVVGCGQMGAGIAEVAARSGLEVRVAETTGEALEIGRTRLHNSLTKAAERGKITAHERDSALDRISYTTDLGEFADRDLVVEAVVENEQVKTEIFQVLDQVVTRPDAILASNTSSIPLVRLAVATSRPDQVIGIHFFNPAPVQKLVELIPALTTSDETIRRAEAVVGGVLGKHAIRAQDRSGFVVNALLIPYLLSAIRMFESGIASREDIDNGMELGCAHPMGPLKLSDLIGLDTVASVADSMYAEYKEPLYAAPPLLQRMVDAGRLGRKSGAGFYSY; from the coding sequence CTGAGCGATATCACCCGCGTCGGAGTGGTGGGCTGCGGCCAGATGGGCGCGGGCATCGCGGAGGTCGCCGCCCGCAGCGGACTTGAGGTACGGGTCGCCGAGACCACGGGCGAGGCCCTGGAGATCGGCCGCACCCGGCTGCACAACTCGCTGACGAAGGCCGCCGAACGCGGCAAGATCACCGCCCATGAGCGCGACTCGGCGCTGGACAGGATCAGCTACACCACCGATCTCGGCGAGTTCGCCGACCGTGATCTGGTGGTCGAGGCGGTCGTGGAGAACGAGCAGGTGAAGACGGAGATCTTCCAGGTGCTCGACCAGGTGGTGACGCGCCCCGACGCGATCCTGGCCTCCAACACCTCGTCCATCCCGCTGGTCAGGCTGGCCGTGGCGACCTCGCGGCCCGACCAGGTGATCGGGATCCACTTCTTCAACCCGGCGCCGGTGCAGAAGCTGGTCGAACTGATCCCCGCGCTCACGACGTCCGACGAAACGATCCGCCGCGCCGAGGCCGTGGTCGGCGGCGTCCTCGGCAAGCACGCGATCCGCGCCCAGGACCGCTCGGGCTTCGTGGTCAACGCGCTGCTGATCCCGTATCTGCTCTCCGCGATCCGGATGTTCGAGTCGGGGATCGCGAGCCGCGAGGACATCGACAACGGCATGGAGCTGGGCTGCGCCCACCCGATGGGCCCGCTGAAGCTCTCCGACCTGATCGGACTCGACACGGTGGCCTCGGTCGCCGACTCGATGTACGCCGAGTACAAGGAACCGCTGTACGCCGCTCCCCCGCTGCTCCAGCGCATGGTCGACGCGGGCCGCCTGGGCCGCAAGTCGGGCGCGGGCTTCTACTCGTACTGA
- a CDS encoding FAD-dependent monooxygenase: MTVDAPPPPGTGPTDYDVLVAGAGPVGLMLATELRLAGIRVLVVERRTEIDTALKAGAVNTASAEAFDRRGLLAAVAALAAPQPFQGAGAGKLPPSVGHFGGIQVPAGPVDLADPDLRGRGPAWYVQAVQADVERVLGERAAELGVEVRRGVEVRGFDATDAGVTVQLDGGDDVRVAWLVGCDGGRSLVRRHGGFDFPGTDPGITFRQAVGTVEGAEALEPGWQHTATGVYVYGPKPGRVRTVELDGPPADREAPVTAAEMEASLRRVRGADVRVTEVTAGTRFTDNARQATEYRRGRVLLCGDAAHVHSPFSGQGLNLGIGDAVNLGWKLAATVRGWAPDGLLDTYTAERHPIGAWVLDWTRAQVGVMRGDAYSSALRGVVTDFLGTRDGATYYVRRVSGLWQRYDLGDGHPLAGATVPALRLTDGSRLADHAHHGRTLLVDLTGDDRLAALAAPYAGRLDLLNTHTEDTEATALLVRPDGFVAWASSDGSTTGLTTALNRWLGA, translated from the coding sequence ATGACTGTCGACGCACCTCCGCCCCCCGGCACAGGACCCACGGATTACGACGTGCTCGTGGCGGGCGCCGGGCCCGTCGGCCTGATGCTCGCCACCGAGCTGCGGCTGGCCGGGATCCGGGTGCTGGTCGTGGAGCGGCGGACGGAGATCGACACCGCGCTCAAGGCGGGCGCGGTCAACACCGCGTCGGCCGAGGCCTTCGACCGGCGCGGACTGCTCGCCGCCGTGGCGGCGCTGGCGGCGCCGCAGCCGTTCCAGGGGGCCGGGGCCGGGAAGCTGCCGCCCTCCGTCGGCCACTTCGGCGGCATCCAGGTCCCCGCGGGCCCCGTCGACCTGGCGGATCCCGACCTGCGCGGCCGTGGCCCCGCCTGGTACGTGCAAGCCGTCCAGGCCGATGTGGAGCGGGTCCTCGGCGAACGCGCCGCCGAGCTGGGCGTCGAGGTCAGGCGCGGGGTCGAGGTGCGCGGCTTCGACGCGACGGACGCCGGTGTCACCGTCCAGCTGGACGGCGGCGACGACGTACGCGTGGCGTGGCTCGTCGGCTGCGACGGCGGCCGCAGCCTGGTCCGCCGCCACGGCGGCTTCGACTTCCCCGGCACGGACCCGGGGATCACCTTCCGCCAGGCGGTCGGCACGGTCGAGGGCGCGGAGGCCCTGGAGCCGGGCTGGCAGCACACCGCCACCGGCGTCTACGTCTACGGGCCGAAGCCGGGCCGGGTGCGCACCGTCGAGCTGGACGGCCCGCCGGCCGACCGGGAGGCGCCGGTCACGGCGGCCGAGATGGAGGCCAGCCTGCGGCGCGTCCGCGGCGCCGACGTCCGCGTCACGGAGGTCACCGCCGGCACCCGCTTCACCGACAACGCCCGGCAGGCGACGGAGTACCGGCGCGGCCGGGTGCTGCTGTGCGGCGACGCGGCGCACGTGCACTCACCGTTCAGCGGCCAGGGCCTGAACCTCGGCATCGGCGACGCCGTCAACCTGGGCTGGAAGCTCGCCGCGACCGTACGCGGCTGGGCACCGGACGGACTGCTCGACACCTACACCGCCGAACGGCACCCGATCGGCGCCTGGGTGCTCGACTGGACACGCGCGCAGGTCGGCGTGATGCGCGGCGACGCCTACAGCAGCGCGCTGCGCGGCGTGGTCACCGACTTCCTCGGCACCCGGGACGGCGCGACCTACTACGTCCGACGCGTCTCCGGCCTGTGGCAGCGCTACGACCTCGGGGACGGCCACCCGCTGGCCGGCGCGACGGTGCCCGCCCTCCGCCTCACCGACGGCAGCCGCCTCGCCGACCACGCCCACCACGGCCGCACCCTGCTGGTCGACCTCACGGGCGACGACCGACTGGCGGCCTTGGCCGCCCCGTACGCCGGCCGCCTGGACCTGCTCAACACCCACACCGAAGACACCGAGGCGACCGCGCTACTGGTACGCCCCGACGGCTTCGTGGCATGGGCGTCCTCCGACGGCAGCACCACCGGCCTGACAACGGCCCTGAACCGCTGGCTCGGCGCGTAG
- a CDS encoding TetR/AcrR family transcriptional regulator, whose amino-acid sequence MPRTGERGGPLTRARISEVATGLFLERGYDTVTVAEVARAAGVSSVTVFKHFPRKEDLFLDRADDAVEFLRSAVRDRAPGVGVVTSLRDTTLRLVDTRHALSGVKDRSIPFFRTVAASPALIARAREIASDLQRTLADELAHDPAFEGDAALFAAFFIAGYSTVMVETARRLTAGEPTSPVIDDHRARLERLFTALGGAFPD is encoded by the coding sequence ATGCCCAGGACCGGAGAGCGGGGCGGGCCGCTGACGCGGGCGAGGATCTCGGAGGTCGCGACCGGGCTCTTCCTGGAGCGCGGGTACGACACGGTCACGGTCGCCGAGGTCGCCCGGGCGGCCGGGGTGTCGAGCGTGACGGTCTTCAAGCACTTCCCGCGCAAGGAGGACCTGTTCCTGGACCGCGCGGACGACGCCGTGGAGTTCCTGCGCTCGGCGGTGCGCGACCGCGCTCCTGGCGTCGGCGTGGTGACGTCCCTGCGCGACACGACCCTGCGGCTGGTCGACACCCGGCACGCGCTGTCCGGGGTCAAGGACCGGTCCATCCCGTTCTTCCGGACCGTCGCCGCCTCGCCCGCGCTGATCGCGCGGGCCCGGGAGATCGCCTCCGACCTGCAGCGGACCCTCGCCGACGAGCTGGCACACGACCCGGCCTTCGAAGGCGACGCGGCGCTCTTCGCGGCCTTCTTCATCGCCGGTTACAGCACGGTGATGGTGGAGACCGCGCGCCGGCTCACCGCAGGGGAGCCGACGAGCCCGGTGATCGACGACCACCGGGCCCGGCTGGAGCGGCTGTTCACCGCTCTCGGCGGTGCCTTCCCCGACTAG
- a CDS encoding amidohydrolase, with the protein MSDRAGAGPQAGAGSTAVRWRRDIHRHPETGFTEFRTASLIAARLTELGWRVRTGTDVISSGHRLGVPDPAELDAAYRRAAESGADPRQLAALRGGHTAVVATLPGAGPGPAVALRADIDALPILESADATHLPAREGFRSAYDGVMHACGHDGHIGMAVELAERLAADPPPAGSVTLIFQPAEEGGRGARAMVPAGAADGIDVLIAAHLGLSLPTGTVASSLDGLLANSKLRAVFHGVSAHASLAPHEGRSALLGAAAATLAVHGLPRVPGHETRVGVGRISGGTSSNIVPDRAEMLLETRADEGSVNDDLEARARTALRGAAEMYGLSVDVELIGGVTTARADRPAVELVEAAAAAAALRLVTASAENGVASDDATAFMRQVQRGGGYASYVGVGADLAAPHHTPRFDFDEAALPLGVALLEGFVRRAVERPPDAT; encoded by the coding sequence GTGAGTGACCGGGCGGGGGCCGGTCCGCAAGCCGGGGCCGGTTCGACGGCGGTGCGCTGGCGGCGCGACATCCACCGGCACCCGGAGACCGGCTTCACCGAATTCCGCACCGCCAGCCTGATCGCCGCGCGCCTCACCGAGCTGGGCTGGCGGGTGCGTACCGGCACCGACGTCATCTCGTCCGGGCACCGGCTCGGTGTGCCGGACCCGGCCGAGCTCGACGCCGCGTACCGGCGCGCCGCCGAATCGGGCGCCGACCCACGGCAGTTGGCGGCGCTGCGCGGCGGCCATACGGCCGTGGTGGCGACGCTGCCGGGCGCCGGGCCGGGACCGGCGGTCGCCCTGCGCGCCGACATCGACGCGCTGCCGATCCTGGAGTCGGCCGACGCGACGCATCTCCCCGCACGCGAGGGCTTCCGCTCCGCGTACGACGGGGTGATGCACGCCTGCGGCCACGACGGGCATATCGGCATGGCCGTCGAACTCGCCGAGCGGCTGGCCGCCGACCCGCCGCCCGCAGGTTCGGTGACGCTGATCTTCCAGCCGGCCGAGGAGGGCGGCAGAGGGGCGCGCGCCATGGTGCCGGCGGGGGCCGCAGACGGCATCGACGTACTGATCGCGGCGCATCTCGGCCTCAGCCTGCCCACCGGCACCGTCGCGTCGTCCCTGGACGGCCTGCTCGCCAACTCCAAGCTCAGGGCGGTCTTCCACGGCGTCTCCGCGCACGCGTCGCTCGCTCCGCACGAGGGCCGCAGCGCTCTGCTCGGCGCCGCTGCCGCCACCCTCGCCGTGCACGGTCTGCCGCGCGTTCCCGGCCACGAGACCCGGGTGGGGGTCGGCCGGATCAGCGGCGGCACCTCCAGCAACATCGTCCCCGACCGGGCCGAGATGCTGCTGGAGACCCGCGCCGACGAAGGGTCCGTCAACGACGACCTGGAGGCGCGGGCCCGTACCGCGCTGCGCGGGGCGGCGGAGATGTACGGGCTGAGCGTCGACGTCGAGCTGATCGGCGGCGTCACGACGGCGCGCGCCGACCGGCCCGCCGTCGAACTCGTCGAGGCGGCCGCGGCCGCGGCGGCGCTGCGGCTGGTGACGGCGTCGGCCGAGAACGGGGTGGCGAGCGACGACGCCACCGCGTTCATGCGCCAGGTCCAGCGCGGCGGCGGGTACGCCAGCTACGTCGGCGTGGGCGCCGACCTCGCCGCGCCCCACCACACGCCGCGCTTCGACTTCGACGAGGCGGCGCTGCCGCTCGGCGTCGCACTCCTCGAAGGGTTCGTCCGCCGCGCCGTGGAGCGCCCGCCGGACGCGACCTAG
- a CDS encoding threonine synthase, producing MSAAFFSALSHLECSRTGAVSDADVLQGTSEAGVPLLARYDLDRVKASVKRAEIADRAPDLWRYRELLPVRDERHVVTLGEGMTPLLDLPRYGAQLGVPGLRMKDEGLIPTGSFKARGAAVGVSRAAELGVTGIAMPTNGNAGAAWAVYAARAGMRSLIAMPVDAPEITRAECVVAGAELYLVDGLIGDAGKIVATAVRERTGYQEVSTLKEPYRLEGKKTMGYEIVEQLGWRCPDVILYPTGGGVGIIGIYKALLEMRELGWLTGDLPRLVAVQAAGCAPIVDAYERGATESVAPAKSHTVAFGITVPKALGDFLVLEAVRATEGTAIAVTDEELLAAQGDLARAEGMFICPEGAACFAAVDKLRESGWLRGDEDVVVLNTGAGLKYPETVRVDVPTLPVDGRIPAAGEPWSDSE from the coding sequence ATGTCGGCAGCGTTTTTCTCCGCCCTGTCCCATCTCGAATGCTCCAGGACCGGCGCCGTCAGCGACGCCGACGTGCTGCAAGGGACGTCCGAAGCGGGGGTCCCGCTGCTGGCCCGATACGACCTGGACCGGGTCAAGGCGTCCGTGAAGCGCGCGGAGATCGCCGACCGGGCACCGGACCTCTGGCGCTACCGCGAACTGCTGCCCGTACGGGACGAGCGCCATGTGGTCACCCTCGGCGAGGGCATGACCCCGCTGCTCGACCTGCCCCGCTACGGCGCCCAGCTCGGTGTGCCGGGACTGCGGATGAAGGACGAAGGGCTGATTCCCACCGGCAGCTTCAAGGCGCGCGGCGCCGCCGTCGGCGTCTCACGCGCCGCCGAACTCGGCGTGACCGGCATCGCCATGCCGACCAACGGCAACGCGGGCGCCGCCTGGGCGGTCTACGCCGCACGGGCCGGGATGCGCAGCCTGATCGCCATGCCGGTCGACGCCCCGGAGATCACCCGCGCCGAGTGCGTCGTCGCCGGCGCCGAGCTGTATCTGGTCGACGGACTGATCGGCGACGCGGGCAAGATCGTCGCCACCGCCGTCCGCGAGCGGACCGGCTACCAGGAGGTCTCCACGCTCAAGGAGCCCTACCGGCTCGAAGGCAAGAAGACCATGGGCTACGAGATCGTGGAGCAGCTCGGCTGGCGCTGCCCCGATGTGATCCTCTACCCGACCGGCGGCGGTGTCGGCATCATCGGCATCTACAAGGCGCTGCTGGAGATGCGTGAACTGGGCTGGCTGACCGGGGACCTGCCGCGTCTGGTCGCCGTCCAGGCGGCGGGCTGCGCGCCGATCGTGGACGCGTACGAGCGCGGCGCCACCGAGAGCGTGGCGCCCGCGAAGTCCCACACGGTCGCCTTCGGCATCACCGTCCCCAAGGCGCTCGGCGACTTCCTCGTCCTGGAGGCCGTACGGGCCACCGAGGGCACCGCCATCGCCGTGACCGACGAGGAACTGCTGGCGGCCCAGGGCGATCTCGCCCGCGCCGAGGGCATGTTCATCTGCCCGGAGGGCGCCGCCTGCTTCGCCGCCGTGGACAAGCTGCGCGAGTCCGGCTGGCTGCGCGGCGACGAGGACGTGGTCGTGCTGAACACCGGCGCCGGGCTGAAGTACCCGGAGACCGTGCGGGTCGACGTCCCCACGCTGCCGGTCGACGGACGCATTCCCGCCGCGGGCGAACCCTGGTCCGACAGTGAGTGA
- a CDS encoding NUDIX hydrolase gives MQWTKLSEKNVYGNRWFEVNLADVELPDGRHLDHFLIRLRPVAVATAVNAADEVLLLWRHRFITDSWGWELAAGVVEDGEDIESAAAREMEEETGWRPGALKHLLTVEPSNGLTDARHHLYWSESATYVGHPEDDFESSRREWVPLSRVPALLARGEIPAANMAAALLMLHHLRLG, from the coding sequence GTGCAGTGGACGAAACTAAGCGAAAAGAATGTCTATGGAAACCGCTGGTTCGAGGTGAATCTGGCGGACGTGGAACTCCCCGACGGCCGGCATCTGGACCACTTCCTCATCCGGCTCCGTCCGGTGGCCGTGGCGACAGCGGTCAACGCGGCCGACGAAGTGCTGTTGCTCTGGCGGCACCGCTTCATCACCGACAGCTGGGGCTGGGAGCTGGCGGCGGGTGTGGTGGAGGACGGCGAGGACATCGAGAGCGCGGCGGCGCGGGAAATGGAGGAGGAGACCGGCTGGCGCCCCGGCGCGCTCAAGCATCTGCTCACCGTCGAGCCGTCCAACGGTCTGACCGACGCCCGGCACCATCTCTACTGGTCGGAGAGCGCGACGTACGTCGGCCACCCCGAGGACGACTTCGAGTCCTCACGCCGGGAGTGGGTGCCGCTGAGCCGGGTGCCCGCCCTGCTCGCACGCGGTGAGATCCCGGCGGCCAACATGGCGGCCGCGCTGCTGATGCTCCATCACTTACGACTCGGGTAG
- a CDS encoding transcriptional regulator, whose protein sequence is MQPNTLLESLLDEAGVSHAGLAARVNLAGRDRGLALRYEHTAVGRWLKGQRPRGQVPDLICAVLSERLGRPLALDDIGFGRPDEPTAAGVTPLAGFVERATALWRSDVQRRPHAVDAPAVTGTPAVLPVWEWENPPEDGDVSRNGPTKVSPADIELLRAARAHYELMYRRAGGVVTRARIVGFLNAETAPLLRGGYSDALGRQLHRAAGGLVAVAGICAYDSDAHGLAQRYFHQALRLAKASGDRGLGAYVIALLVNQSLYRGEYRQAVAFAEAALRAAGRQITPALAADLYAMQAKSYACLGDSAGALERIRRAEQAAERIRPGYEPDETGYVQPGLVNVQVAEALLSLGDLPAARAHAAAAVDTPAHDRGRVHRLAMLSHIELRQGEPDRAARTAVEMTERARGMESQRLRDRLRSVREQLVASGCTDAEETAELIDGALRVPL, encoded by the coding sequence ATGCAGCCCAACACTCTGCTGGAATCGCTGCTCGACGAGGCGGGCGTCTCGCATGCCGGTCTCGCCGCGCGGGTCAACCTGGCGGGCCGGGACAGGGGCCTGGCCCTGCGGTACGAGCACACGGCCGTGGGCCGCTGGCTCAAGGGGCAGCGGCCACGCGGGCAGGTGCCGGACCTGATCTGCGCCGTCCTGAGCGAGCGGCTGGGCCGTCCGCTGGCCCTGGACGACATCGGGTTCGGCAGACCGGACGAGCCGACGGCCGCCGGGGTCACCCCGCTGGCCGGGTTCGTGGAGCGGGCCACCGCGCTCTGGCGCTCCGACGTACAGCGGCGGCCGCATGCCGTGGACGCGCCCGCGGTCACCGGCACTCCGGCCGTGCTGCCGGTGTGGGAGTGGGAGAACCCGCCGGAGGACGGCGACGTCTCACGCAACGGCCCCACCAAGGTCTCGCCCGCCGACATAGAGCTGCTGCGGGCGGCCAGGGCCCACTACGAACTGATGTACCGCAGGGCGGGCGGGGTGGTGACCCGGGCCAGGATCGTCGGCTTCCTCAACGCCGAGACGGCGCCGCTGCTGCGCGGCGGGTACAGCGACGCCCTGGGCCGTCAGCTGCACCGCGCGGCGGGCGGGCTCGTCGCCGTCGCGGGGATCTGCGCGTACGACTCGGACGCGCACGGCCTCGCCCAGCGCTACTTCCACCAGGCGCTGCGGCTCGCCAAGGCCAGCGGCGACCGGGGCCTCGGTGCCTATGTGATCGCGCTGCTGGTCAACCAGTCGCTGTACCGGGGGGAGTACCGGCAGGCCGTCGCCTTCGCCGAGGCGGCGCTGCGGGCGGCCGGGCGGCAGATCACGCCCGCGCTCGCCGCCGACCTGTACGCGATGCAGGCCAAGTCGTACGCGTGCCTGGGCGACAGCGCCGGCGCGCTGGAGCGGATCAGGCGCGCGGAGCAGGCCGCGGAGCGCATCAGGCCGGGGTACGAGCCGGACGAGACCGGTTACGTCCAGCCGGGCCTGGTGAACGTGCAGGTGGCGGAGGCGCTGCTGAGCCTCGGCGATCTGCCGGCCGCCCGCGCGCACGCGGCTGCGGCCGTGGACACCCCGGCACACGACCGGGGCCGGGTGCACCGGCTCGCGATGCTCAGCCACATCGAACTGCGCCAGGGCGAACCCGACCGGGCGGCGCGCACGGCCGTCGAAATGACCGAACGGGCCAGGGGGATGGAGTCGCAGCGGCTGCGCGACCGGCTGCGCTCGGTCCGCGAACAGCTGGTGGCCAGTGGCTGCACGGACGCGGAGGAGACGGCCGAACTCATCGACGGCGCACTGCGCGTCCCCCTGTAG
- a CDS encoding PP2C family protein-serine/threonine phosphatase, whose protein sequence is MIRTRTAARPAEKSPAGPSSLWRALVYLVPGLWLASVIGWELLGPPAEEDHGGMAQRFAACAACLLPAVCVVAGVRHGPVRELRQLRAIARAAQDVLLRPLPPRLDGLTLAAAQLSATRGADIGGDLYEVLVTPYGVRVVIGDVRGHGLPAVGAVAAVLGCFREAAYDEPGLDGVLRRLERAHQRQVRRRAGQEYPAAEGPLCPAVEEFVTVLLLEITADAEVLAVNCGHPWPRRIGGEVTPLASDEPLPPLGAFPLPADVPVQSCGRLLPGEALFLHTDGATDARDHAGRFFALEAELAATAGTDPISPAALVRRVHTALLRHTGGRVTDDIALLVLCNDRARVPAQSAEPELRRTRPTPSHP, encoded by the coding sequence ATGATCCGTACCAGGACAGCAGCCAGACCGGCGGAGAAATCCCCCGCCGGACCGTCGTCCCTGTGGCGCGCCCTCGTCTATCTCGTCCCCGGCCTGTGGCTCGCCTCGGTGATCGGCTGGGAGCTGCTGGGCCCGCCGGCCGAGGAGGACCACGGCGGGATGGCCCAGCGCTTCGCGGCCTGCGCGGCCTGCCTGCTCCCCGCCGTGTGCGTCGTCGCCGGGGTGCGGCACGGCCCGGTGCGCGAGCTGCGGCAGTTACGCGCCATCGCGCGGGCCGCACAGGACGTACTGCTCAGACCCCTGCCACCACGGCTCGACGGTCTTACCCTCGCCGCAGCCCAGCTCTCCGCGACCCGGGGCGCCGACATCGGCGGCGATCTGTACGAGGTGCTGGTCACCCCGTACGGCGTGCGGGTGGTGATCGGGGACGTACGGGGCCACGGACTGCCCGCCGTCGGGGCGGTCGCCGCCGTCCTCGGCTGCTTCCGGGAGGCGGCGTACGACGAGCCGGGACTCGACGGGGTGCTGCGCAGACTGGAGCGGGCGCACCAGCGCCAGGTGCGCAGACGGGCCGGGCAGGAGTATCCGGCGGCCGAGGGGCCGCTGTGCCCCGCCGTCGAGGAGTTCGTGACGGTCCTGCTGCTGGAGATCACCGCCGACGCCGAGGTGCTGGCCGTCAACTGCGGTCATCCGTGGCCCCGCAGGATCGGCGGTGAGGTGACACCGCTCGCCTCCGACGAGCCGCTGCCGCCGCTCGGCGCTTTTCCGCTGCCCGCCGACGTCCCCGTACAGAGCTGTGGCCGGCTGCTGCCGGGCGAGGCGCTGTTCCTGCACACGGACGGCGCGACGGACGCCCGTGACCACGCCGGACGGTTCTTCGCCCTGGAGGCCGAGCTGGCCGCCACGGCGGGGACGGACCCGATCTCACCGGCCGCGCTGGTACGGCGGGTGCACACCGCCCTGCTGCGGCACACCGGGGGCCGGGTCACCGACGACATCGCCCTGCTGGTCCTGTGCAACGACCGCGCGCGGGTACCGGCGCAGTCCGCTGAGCCGGAGCTGCGCCGCACCCGTCCGACACCCTCCCATCCGTAG